In a single window of the Eleginops maclovinus isolate JMC-PN-2008 ecotype Puerto Natales chromosome 6, JC_Emac_rtc_rv5, whole genome shotgun sequence genome:
- the kif1ab gene encoding kinesin-like protein KIF1A isoform X3, whose translation MAAASVKVAVRVRPFNSREIGKDSKCIIQMSGNTTTILNPKQPKENKSFNFDYSYWSHTTPEDINFASQLQVYKDIGEEMLLHAFEGYNVCIFAYGQTGAGKSYTMMGRQEQDQEGIIPLMCEDLFTKFNDTNNDNSLSYSVEVSYMEIYCERVRDLLNPKNKGNLRVREHPLMGPYVEDLSKLAVTSYNDIQDLMDSGNKARTVAATNMNETSSRSHAVFNIIFTQKKHDMDSENTSEKVSKISLVDLAGSERADSTGAKGTRLKEGANINKSLTTLGKVISALAEVDSVPNKNKKKKKVENFIPYRDSVLTWLLRENLGGNSRTAMVAALSPADINYDETLSTLRYADRAKQIRCNAVINEDPNNRLVRELKEEVARLRDLLFSQGLGDIIEMSNVMTGMSPSPSLSVLSSRAGSINNLQDRIFSPASEEAIERLKETEKIIAELNETWEEKLRRTEAIRMEREALLAEMGVAMREDGGTLGVFSPKKTPHLVNLNEDPLMSECLLYYIKDGITKVGREDAKTRQDIVLSGHFIRDEHCTFSSTTGPQGEGCVIMEPCEGSETYVNGKRVSSPIVLRSGNRIIMGKSHVFRFNDPEQARLERERTPCAETPVEPVDWAFAQRELLEKQGIDMKQEMEQRLQELEDQYRKEREEASNLLEQQRLDYESKLEALQKQVDSRYLESPEEEEEPEEEVPWTPRETELALWAFRKWRFYQFTSLRDLLWGNAIFLKEANAISVELKKKVQFQFVLLTDTLYSPLPPDLLPASVAKEREKRPFPRTIVAVEVQDQKNGATHYWTLEKLRQRLDLMREMYDRAAELPSSAVEDCDHALTGGDPFYDRFPWFRLVGRAFVYLSNLLYPVPLVHRVAIVSEKGEVKGFLRVAVQAISADEEAPDYGSGVRQSGTAKISFEDKQFEKFQTESCPGVLSQSNTSQEELRIVEGEGQSADIGISADEVNNNTCPEILEAPLSPVKSSALGLDLPLDLSPEKVLSHLKIGSTFTFRVTVLQASSISAEYADIFCQFNFIHRHDEAFSTEPLKNTGRGPPLGFYHVQNITVEVTKSFVEYIKTQPIVFEVFGHYQKQPFPPLCKDLISPLRPSRRQFPRVMPLSKPVPATKLSTLTRSTAGPCHAKYDLMVFFEICELEANGDYIPAVVDHRSGMPCHGTYLLHQGIQRRITVSIAHETGNDIEWKEVKELVIGRIRNTPEADETIIDPNILSLNILSSGYFWPKHSDNVSLGVDHRTFYRFEAAWDSSMHNSLLLNRVTPYGEKIYITLSAYLEMENCTQPTVITKDFCMVFYSRDAKLPASRSIRNLFSTGCLRPSESNRVTGVYEVTLCHVADNGSPGMQRRRRRVLDTSVAYVRGEENLAGWRPRSDSLILDHQWELEKLSLLQEVEKTRHYLLLREKLEATLLAGQDALFKNSDICDFAKSPVFSHSPGSSPALDSPNQRQRELAAKCLRLLMHTFNREYSQVSSSASESKLSEMSASLMRDSCSSGLSTLTPSSTCPSLVEGNYDIRHTDPSSGASTPDLDPYSPVDRKKTLRGCTFVPDIQEIRVSPIVSKKGYLHFLEPHTSGWVKRFVVVRRPYVYLYRSERDSVERAVINLSSAKVEYSEDKQTLLRTPNTFAVCTEHRGILLQATNDKEMHDWLYAFNPLLAGTIRSKLSRRKSVQSVPAALRM comes from the exons CGATCCTGAACCCCAAACAGCCCAAAGAAAACAAGAGTTTCAACTTTGACTATTCTTACTGGTCACACACCACG CCAGAGGACATCAACTTTGCGTCCCAGCTGCAGGTGTACAAGGACATCGGAGAGGAGATGCTGCTTCATGCCTTTGAAGGCTACAATGTGTGCATATTTGCATATGGTCAGACAGGAGCTGGAAAAAGCTACACCATGATGGGACGACAGGAGCAGGACCAGGAAGGAATCATACCTCTG atgtGTGAGGACCTTTTCACCAAGTTCAATGACACCAATAACGATAACAGCTTGTCTTACTCCGTGGAG GTGAGTTACATGGAGATCTACTGTGAGCGTGTGCGTGACTTGCTGAACCCCAAGAACAAAGGAAACCTGCGTGTCAGAGAGCACCCTCTCATGGGACCCTACGTGGAAGATCTCTCGAAATTAGCCGTCACCTCGTACAATGACATCCAGGATCTGATGGACTCCGGAAATAAGGCCAG GACTGTGGCTGCTACCAACATGAATGAGACCAGCAGCCGCTCCCATGCTGTCTTCAACATCATCTTCACGCAGAAGAAACACGACATGGATTCAGAGAACACGTCAGAAAAG GTCAGCAAAATCAGCCTGGTGGACCTGGCTGGCAGTGAGAGAGCCGATTCCACCGGAGCCAAAGGGACCAGGCTGAAG GAAGGAGCAAACATCAACAAATCTCTGACTACACTGGGAAAGGTTATTTCTGCTCTGGCTGAAGTG GACTCTGTGCCAAACAAG aacaagaagaagaagaaggtggagAATTTCATCCCCTACAGAGATTCAGTTCTGACTTGGCTGCTTAGGGAGAACTTGG GAGGAAACTCTCGTACAGCCATGGTTGCCGCCCTCAGCCCCGCTGATATCAACTATGATGAGACCCTCAGTACCCTCCG GTACGCCGATCGCGCTAAACAGATCCGCTGTAACGCTGTGATCAACGAGGACCCCAACAACCGTCTGGTGCGTGAGCTCAAAGAGGAGGTGGCTCGCCTCAGAGACCTGCTCTTTTCTCAGGGTCTGGGAGACATCATAGAGA TGTCCAATGTCATGACAGGAATGAGTCCCTCCCCCTCGCTCTCGGTCCTGTCCAGTCGCGCTGGCTCCATCAACAACCTCCAAGACCGCATCTTCAGCCCGGCCAGTGAAGAGGCCATCGAGAGGCTCAAG GAAACTGAGAAAATCATTGCAGAGCTCAATGAGACATGGGAAGAGAAGCTGCGACGTACTGAGGCCATCCGTATGGAGAG GGAGGCCCTGCTGGCTGAGATGGGTGTTGCCATGAGAGAAGATGGAGGCACTCTGGGCGTCTTCTCTCCAAAAAAG ACACCCCACCTGGTGAACCTGAATGAAGACCCTCTGATGTCAGAGTGTCTGCTGTACTACATCAAAGACGGCATCACAAA GGTTGGCCGTGAAGATGCCAAGACTCGCCAGGACATTGTTCTCAGCGGCCATTTTATCCGAGACGAGCACTGCACCTTCAGCAGCACCACGGGCCCTCAAGGAGAAG GATGCGTCATCATGGAGCCATGTGAGGGCTCAGAGACGTACGTCAACGGGAAGAGAGTGAGCTCCCCCATCGTCCTGCGGTCTG GCAACCGCATCATCATGGGAAAGAGCCATGTGTTTCGCTTCAACGACCCAGAGCAGGCTCGTCTGGAGCGAGAGAGGACGCCGTGCGCTGAGACGCCGGTGGAGCCGGTTGACTGGGCCTTCGCTCAGAGAGAGCTGCTGGAGAAACAAGGCATCGACATGAAGCAGGAGATGGAGCAGAG GCTTCAGGAGCTCGAGGATCAATACcgcaaagagagagaagaagccAGCAACCTGTTGGAGCAGCAGAGGCTG gACTATGAGAGTAAACTAGAGGCTCTTCAGAAACAAGTGGACTCCCGCTACCTGGAGTCtcctgaggaagaagaggagccTGAAGAAGAAG TGCCGTGGACACCCCGTGAGACAGAGTTGGCTCTGTGGGCTTTCAGGAAGTGGCGCTTCTACCAGTTCACCTCTCTCAGGGATCTGCTGTGGGGTAACGCCATCTTCCTCAAAGAGGCCAATGCTATCAGTGTGGAGCTGAAGAAAAAG GTGCAGTTCCAGTTCGTCCTGTTGACAGACACTCTCtactctcctctgcctcccgACCTGCTGCCTGCCAGCGTggccaaagagagagagaaacgacCTTTCCCCCGAACTATCGTTGCCGTTGAAGTCCAAGATCAGAAGAATGGAGCCACACATTACTGGACTCTGGAGAAACTCAG GCAGAGGCTGGACCTGATGAGGGAGATGTACGACCGAGCTGCAGAGCTCCCCAGCAGCGCTGTGGAGGATTGTGACCACGCTCTGACCGGAGGAGACCCCTTCTACGACCGCTTCCCCTGGTTCCGCCTGGTCGGCAG GGCTTTTGTGTACCTGAGCAACCTGCTGTACCCCGTGCCCCTGGTGCACCGCGTGGCCATCGTCAGTGAGAAAGGAGAAGTGAAAGGCTTCCTCAGAGTGGCTGTGCAGGCAATCTCAG CTGATGAGGAGGCCCCTGATTACGGCTCTGGTGTGAGGCAGTCAGGCACTGCTAAGATCTCCTTTGAAGACAAACAGTTTGAGAAG TTCCAGACCGAGTCGTGTCCTGGTGTTCTCTCTCAATCCAACACATCGCAGGAGGAACTTCGCATCGTGGAGGGAGAAGGACAGAGCGCAGACATAGGAATCTCAGCAGAtgaagtcaacaacaacacttgTCCAG aaATCCTAGAGGCTCCCCTTAGCCCGGTGAAGAGTTCAGCTCTGGGACTGGATCTCCCTCTGGACCTTTCCCCAGAGAAAGTTCTGTCCCACCTGAAGATCGGCAGCACCTTCACATTCAGAGTCACCGTCCTGCAGGCCTCCAGCATTTCAGCCGAATATGCCGACATCTTTTGCCAATTCAA CTTCATCCACCGCCATGATGAAGCTTTCTCAACTGAGCCGCTGAAGAACACGGGCAGAGGACCTCCGCTGGGCTTCTACcatgttcaaaat ATCACAGTGGAGGTGACTAAGTCCTTTGTGGAGTACATCAAGACTCAACCCATTGTCTTCGAGGTGTTTGGTCACTATCAGAAACAGCCCTTCCCTCCGCTCTGCAAAGACCTTATCAG tCCACTGAGACCCTCCAGGAGGCAGTTCCCCAGAGTGATGCCCTTATCCAAACCAG TGCCGGCCACAAAGCTCAGCACTCTGACTCGCTCCACTGCCGGACCTTGTCATGCCAAATACGACCTGATGGTCTTCTTTGAGATCTGTGAGCTGGAAGCTAACGGAGA CTACATCCCAGCGGTTGTTGACCACAGGAGTGGGATGCCTTGCCACGGCACTTACCTCTTACATCAG GGCATCCAGAGGAGGATCACAGTCTCCATCGCTCATGAGACTGGAAATGATATTGAGTGGAAAGAGGTGAAGGAGCTGGTTATTG GTCGTATTCGAAACACACCAGAGGCAGATGAAACCATCATAGACCCCAACATCTTGTCCCTCAACATCCTGTCTTCTGGATATTTCTGGCCAAAACACAGTGACAA CGTCTCCTTGGGAGTTGATCATAG AACTTTCTACCGATTTGAGGCGGCATGGGACAGCTCCATGCACAACTCTCTGCTCCTGAACAGAGTCACTCCCTATGGGGAGAAGATCTACATCACCCTCTCTGCTTATCTAGAG ATGGAGAACTGCACTCAGCCGACAGTGATCACCAAAGATTTCTGCATGGTGTTTTATTCCCGTGACGCAAAGCTGCCAGCCTCTCGCTCCATCAGAAACCTCTTCAGCACTGGCTGCCTCAGGCCCTCTGAGAG taACCGCGTCACTGGAGTGTATGAAGTCACCCTCTGCCATGTGGCCGACAATGGAAGTCCAg GGATGCAGCGTCGTCGCAGGCGTGTGTTGGACACCTCTGTTGCGTatgtcagaggagaggagaatcTGGCTGGGTGGAGGCCTCGCAGCGACAGCCTCATCCTGGATCACCAGTGGGAGCTGGAGAAGCTCAGTTTACTGCAGGAG GTGGAGAAGACCAGGCACTACCTGTTGCTGAGGGAGAAGCTGGAGGCGACTCTGCTGGCCGGGCAGGATGCGCTCTTCAAGAACAGCGACATCTGTGATTTTGCAAAAAGTCCCGTCTTCAGCCACAGCCCCGGCAGCAGCCCTGCCCTCGACAGCCCCAACCAGAGGCAGAGGGAGCTGGCTGCCAAG TGTCTGCGTCTGCTGATGCACACCTTCAACAGGGAGTACAGCCAGGTGAGCAGCAGTGCCAGTGAGAGCAAG CTTTCTGAGATGTCCGCGTCGCTGATGAGAGACTCCTGCTCGTCTGGACTGAGCACGCTCACTCCGTCCTCCACCTGCCCCTCACTGGTCGAGGGGAATTACGACATTAG ACACACTGATCCCAGTTCAGGAGCTTCCACTCCAGATCTGGACCCATACAGCCCGGTAGACAGGAAGAAAACTCTCCGAGGATGCACCTTTGTTCCTGACATACAGGAGATCCGTGTCAG CCCTATTGTGTCAAAGAAAGGCTACCTGCACTTCCTGGAGCCCCACACCAGCGGCTGGGTGAAGCGCTTCGTGGTGGTGCGCCGGCCCTACGTCTACCTGTATCGCAGCGAGAGGGACAGCGTGGAGAGAGCTGTCATCAACCTGTCGTCTGCCAAGGTGGAATACAGCGAAGACAAACAAACCTTGCTGCGG ACTCCCAACACGTTTGCTGTGTGCACTGAGCATCGTGGGATTCTGCTGCAGGCCACCAACGACAAAGAGATGCATGACTGGCTGTATGCTTTCAACCCTCTGTTAGCCGGCACCATCAG GTCCAAGCTCTCCCGGAGAAAGTCGGTGCAGTCGGTCCCTGCTGCCCTGAGGATGTGA
- the kif1ab gene encoding kinesin-like protein KIF1A isoform X1: MAAASVKVAVRVRPFNSREIGKDSKCIIQMSGNTTTILNPKQPKENKSFNFDYSYWSHTTPEDINFASQLQVYKDIGEEMLLHAFEGYNVCIFAYGQTGAGKSYTMMGRQEQDQEGIIPLMCEDLFTKFNDTNNDNSLSYSVEVSYMEIYCERVRDLLNPKNKGNLRVREHPLMGPYVEDLSKLAVTSYNDIQDLMDSGNKARTVAATNMNETSSRSHAVFNIIFTQKKHDMDSENTSEKVSKISLVDLAGSERADSTGAKGTRLKEGANINKSLTTLGKVISALAEVDSVPNKNKKKKKVENFIPYRDSVLTWLLRENLGGNSRTAMVAALSPADINYDETLSTLRYADRAKQIRCNAVINEDPNNRLVRELKEEVARLRDLLFSQGLGDIIETYRCTDPVIAGLKLSNVMTGMSPSPSLSVLSSRAGSINNLQDRIFSPASEEAIERLKETEKIIAELNETWEEKLRRTEAIRMEREALLAEMGVAMREDGGTLGVFSPKKTPHLVNLNEDPLMSECLLYYIKDGITKVGREDAKTRQDIVLSGHFIRDEHCTFSSTTGPQGEGCVIMEPCEGSETYVNGKRVSSPIVLRSGNRIIMGKSHVFRFNDPEQARLERERTPCAETPVEPVDWAFAQRELLEKQGIDMKQEMEQRLQELEDQYRKEREEASNLLEQQRLDYESKLEALQKQVDSRYLESPEEEEEPEEEVPWTPRETELALWAFRKWRFYQFTSLRDLLWGNAIFLKEANAISVELKKKVQFQFVLLTDTLYSPLPPDLLPASVAKEREKRPFPRTIVAVEVQDQKNGATHYWTLEKLRQRLDLMREMYDRAAELPSSAVEDCDHALTGGDPFYDRFPWFRLVGRAFVYLSNLLYPVPLVHRVAIVSEKGEVKGFLRVAVQAISADEEAPDYGSGVRQSGTAKISFEDKQFEKFQTESCPGVLSQSNTSQEELRIVEGEGQSADIGISADEVNNNTCPEILEAPLSPVKSSALGLDLPLDLSPEKVLSHLKIGSTFTFRVTVLQASSISAEYADIFCQFNFIHRHDEAFSTEPLKNTGRGPPLGFYHVQNITVEVTKSFVEYIKTQPIVFEVFGHYQKQPFPPLCKDLISPLRPSRRQFPRVMPLSKPVPATKLSTLTRSTAGPCHAKYDLMVFFEICELEANGDYIPAVVDHRSGMPCHGTYLLHQGIQRRITVSIAHETGNDIEWKEVKELVIGRIRNTPEADETIIDPNILSLNILSSGYFWPKHSDNVSLGVDHRTFYRFEAAWDSSMHNSLLLNRVTPYGEKIYITLSAYLEMENCTQPTVITKDFCMVFYSRDAKLPASRSIRNLFSTGCLRPSESNRVTGVYEVTLCHVADNGSPGMQRRRRRVLDTSVAYVRGEENLAGWRPRSDSLILDHQWELEKLSLLQEVEKTRHYLLLREKLEATLLAGQDALFKNSDICDFAKSPVFSHSPGSSPALDSPNQRQRELAAKCLRLLMHTFNREYSQVSSSASESKLSEMSASLMRDSCSSGLSTLTPSSTCPSLVEGNYDIRHTDPSSGASTPDLDPYSPVDRKKTLRGCTFVPDIQEIRVSPIVSKKGYLHFLEPHTSGWVKRFVVVRRPYVYLYRSERDSVERAVINLSSAKVEYSEDKQTLLRTPNTFAVCTEHRGILLQATNDKEMHDWLYAFNPLLAGTIRSKLSRRKSVQSVPAALRM, encoded by the exons CGATCCTGAACCCCAAACAGCCCAAAGAAAACAAGAGTTTCAACTTTGACTATTCTTACTGGTCACACACCACG CCAGAGGACATCAACTTTGCGTCCCAGCTGCAGGTGTACAAGGACATCGGAGAGGAGATGCTGCTTCATGCCTTTGAAGGCTACAATGTGTGCATATTTGCATATGGTCAGACAGGAGCTGGAAAAAGCTACACCATGATGGGACGACAGGAGCAGGACCAGGAAGGAATCATACCTCTG atgtGTGAGGACCTTTTCACCAAGTTCAATGACACCAATAACGATAACAGCTTGTCTTACTCCGTGGAG GTGAGTTACATGGAGATCTACTGTGAGCGTGTGCGTGACTTGCTGAACCCCAAGAACAAAGGAAACCTGCGTGTCAGAGAGCACCCTCTCATGGGACCCTACGTGGAAGATCTCTCGAAATTAGCCGTCACCTCGTACAATGACATCCAGGATCTGATGGACTCCGGAAATAAGGCCAG GACTGTGGCTGCTACCAACATGAATGAGACCAGCAGCCGCTCCCATGCTGTCTTCAACATCATCTTCACGCAGAAGAAACACGACATGGATTCAGAGAACACGTCAGAAAAG GTCAGCAAAATCAGCCTGGTGGACCTGGCTGGCAGTGAGAGAGCCGATTCCACCGGAGCCAAAGGGACCAGGCTGAAG GAAGGAGCAAACATCAACAAATCTCTGACTACACTGGGAAAGGTTATTTCTGCTCTGGCTGAAGTG GACTCTGTGCCAAACAAG aacaagaagaagaagaaggtggagAATTTCATCCCCTACAGAGATTCAGTTCTGACTTGGCTGCTTAGGGAGAACTTGG GAGGAAACTCTCGTACAGCCATGGTTGCCGCCCTCAGCCCCGCTGATATCAACTATGATGAGACCCTCAGTACCCTCCG GTACGCCGATCGCGCTAAACAGATCCGCTGTAACGCTGTGATCAACGAGGACCCCAACAACCGTCTGGTGCGTGAGCTCAAAGAGGAGGTGGCTCGCCTCAGAGACCTGCTCTTTTCTCAGGGTCTGGGAGACATCATAGAGA CGTATCGCTGCACCGACCCCGTCATCGCtggtttgaaat TGTCCAATGTCATGACAGGAATGAGTCCCTCCCCCTCGCTCTCGGTCCTGTCCAGTCGCGCTGGCTCCATCAACAACCTCCAAGACCGCATCTTCAGCCCGGCCAGTGAAGAGGCCATCGAGAGGCTCAAG GAAACTGAGAAAATCATTGCAGAGCTCAATGAGACATGGGAAGAGAAGCTGCGACGTACTGAGGCCATCCGTATGGAGAG GGAGGCCCTGCTGGCTGAGATGGGTGTTGCCATGAGAGAAGATGGAGGCACTCTGGGCGTCTTCTCTCCAAAAAAG ACACCCCACCTGGTGAACCTGAATGAAGACCCTCTGATGTCAGAGTGTCTGCTGTACTACATCAAAGACGGCATCACAAA GGTTGGCCGTGAAGATGCCAAGACTCGCCAGGACATTGTTCTCAGCGGCCATTTTATCCGAGACGAGCACTGCACCTTCAGCAGCACCACGGGCCCTCAAGGAGAAG GATGCGTCATCATGGAGCCATGTGAGGGCTCAGAGACGTACGTCAACGGGAAGAGAGTGAGCTCCCCCATCGTCCTGCGGTCTG GCAACCGCATCATCATGGGAAAGAGCCATGTGTTTCGCTTCAACGACCCAGAGCAGGCTCGTCTGGAGCGAGAGAGGACGCCGTGCGCTGAGACGCCGGTGGAGCCGGTTGACTGGGCCTTCGCTCAGAGAGAGCTGCTGGAGAAACAAGGCATCGACATGAAGCAGGAGATGGAGCAGAG GCTTCAGGAGCTCGAGGATCAATACcgcaaagagagagaagaagccAGCAACCTGTTGGAGCAGCAGAGGCTG gACTATGAGAGTAAACTAGAGGCTCTTCAGAAACAAGTGGACTCCCGCTACCTGGAGTCtcctgaggaagaagaggagccTGAAGAAGAAG TGCCGTGGACACCCCGTGAGACAGAGTTGGCTCTGTGGGCTTTCAGGAAGTGGCGCTTCTACCAGTTCACCTCTCTCAGGGATCTGCTGTGGGGTAACGCCATCTTCCTCAAAGAGGCCAATGCTATCAGTGTGGAGCTGAAGAAAAAG GTGCAGTTCCAGTTCGTCCTGTTGACAGACACTCTCtactctcctctgcctcccgACCTGCTGCCTGCCAGCGTggccaaagagagagagaaacgacCTTTCCCCCGAACTATCGTTGCCGTTGAAGTCCAAGATCAGAAGAATGGAGCCACACATTACTGGACTCTGGAGAAACTCAG GCAGAGGCTGGACCTGATGAGGGAGATGTACGACCGAGCTGCAGAGCTCCCCAGCAGCGCTGTGGAGGATTGTGACCACGCTCTGACCGGAGGAGACCCCTTCTACGACCGCTTCCCCTGGTTCCGCCTGGTCGGCAG GGCTTTTGTGTACCTGAGCAACCTGCTGTACCCCGTGCCCCTGGTGCACCGCGTGGCCATCGTCAGTGAGAAAGGAGAAGTGAAAGGCTTCCTCAGAGTGGCTGTGCAGGCAATCTCAG CTGATGAGGAGGCCCCTGATTACGGCTCTGGTGTGAGGCAGTCAGGCACTGCTAAGATCTCCTTTGAAGACAAACAGTTTGAGAAG TTCCAGACCGAGTCGTGTCCTGGTGTTCTCTCTCAATCCAACACATCGCAGGAGGAACTTCGCATCGTGGAGGGAGAAGGACAGAGCGCAGACATAGGAATCTCAGCAGAtgaagtcaacaacaacacttgTCCAG aaATCCTAGAGGCTCCCCTTAGCCCGGTGAAGAGTTCAGCTCTGGGACTGGATCTCCCTCTGGACCTTTCCCCAGAGAAAGTTCTGTCCCACCTGAAGATCGGCAGCACCTTCACATTCAGAGTCACCGTCCTGCAGGCCTCCAGCATTTCAGCCGAATATGCCGACATCTTTTGCCAATTCAA CTTCATCCACCGCCATGATGAAGCTTTCTCAACTGAGCCGCTGAAGAACACGGGCAGAGGACCTCCGCTGGGCTTCTACcatgttcaaaat ATCACAGTGGAGGTGACTAAGTCCTTTGTGGAGTACATCAAGACTCAACCCATTGTCTTCGAGGTGTTTGGTCACTATCAGAAACAGCCCTTCCCTCCGCTCTGCAAAGACCTTATCAG tCCACTGAGACCCTCCAGGAGGCAGTTCCCCAGAGTGATGCCCTTATCCAAACCAG TGCCGGCCACAAAGCTCAGCACTCTGACTCGCTCCACTGCCGGACCTTGTCATGCCAAATACGACCTGATGGTCTTCTTTGAGATCTGTGAGCTGGAAGCTAACGGAGA CTACATCCCAGCGGTTGTTGACCACAGGAGTGGGATGCCTTGCCACGGCACTTACCTCTTACATCAG GGCATCCAGAGGAGGATCACAGTCTCCATCGCTCATGAGACTGGAAATGATATTGAGTGGAAAGAGGTGAAGGAGCTGGTTATTG GTCGTATTCGAAACACACCAGAGGCAGATGAAACCATCATAGACCCCAACATCTTGTCCCTCAACATCCTGTCTTCTGGATATTTCTGGCCAAAACACAGTGACAA CGTCTCCTTGGGAGTTGATCATAG AACTTTCTACCGATTTGAGGCGGCATGGGACAGCTCCATGCACAACTCTCTGCTCCTGAACAGAGTCACTCCCTATGGGGAGAAGATCTACATCACCCTCTCTGCTTATCTAGAG ATGGAGAACTGCACTCAGCCGACAGTGATCACCAAAGATTTCTGCATGGTGTTTTATTCCCGTGACGCAAAGCTGCCAGCCTCTCGCTCCATCAGAAACCTCTTCAGCACTGGCTGCCTCAGGCCCTCTGAGAG taACCGCGTCACTGGAGTGTATGAAGTCACCCTCTGCCATGTGGCCGACAATGGAAGTCCAg GGATGCAGCGTCGTCGCAGGCGTGTGTTGGACACCTCTGTTGCGTatgtcagaggagaggagaatcTGGCTGGGTGGAGGCCTCGCAGCGACAGCCTCATCCTGGATCACCAGTGGGAGCTGGAGAAGCTCAGTTTACTGCAGGAG GTGGAGAAGACCAGGCACTACCTGTTGCTGAGGGAGAAGCTGGAGGCGACTCTGCTGGCCGGGCAGGATGCGCTCTTCAAGAACAGCGACATCTGTGATTTTGCAAAAAGTCCCGTCTTCAGCCACAGCCCCGGCAGCAGCCCTGCCCTCGACAGCCCCAACCAGAGGCAGAGGGAGCTGGCTGCCAAG TGTCTGCGTCTGCTGATGCACACCTTCAACAGGGAGTACAGCCAGGTGAGCAGCAGTGCCAGTGAGAGCAAG CTTTCTGAGATGTCCGCGTCGCTGATGAGAGACTCCTGCTCGTCTGGACTGAGCACGCTCACTCCGTCCTCCACCTGCCCCTCACTGGTCGAGGGGAATTACGACATTAG ACACACTGATCCCAGTTCAGGAGCTTCCACTCCAGATCTGGACCCATACAGCCCGGTAGACAGGAAGAAAACTCTCCGAGGATGCACCTTTGTTCCTGACATACAGGAGATCCGTGTCAG CCCTATTGTGTCAAAGAAAGGCTACCTGCACTTCCTGGAGCCCCACACCAGCGGCTGGGTGAAGCGCTTCGTGGTGGTGCGCCGGCCCTACGTCTACCTGTATCGCAGCGAGAGGGACAGCGTGGAGAGAGCTGTCATCAACCTGTCGTCTGCCAAGGTGGAATACAGCGAAGACAAACAAACCTTGCTGCGG ACTCCCAACACGTTTGCTGTGTGCACTGAGCATCGTGGGATTCTGCTGCAGGCCACCAACGACAAAGAGATGCATGACTGGCTGTATGCTTTCAACCCTCTGTTAGCCGGCACCATCAG GTCCAAGCTCTCCCGGAGAAAGTCGGTGCAGTCGGTCCCTGCTGCCCTGAGGATGTGA